A region from the Capra hircus breed San Clemente chromosome 9, ASM170441v1, whole genome shotgun sequence genome encodes:
- the IRAK1BP1 gene encoding interleukin-1 receptor-associated kinase 1-binding protein 1, with product MSLQQTPQSRVFVELLPWADRGRENYLLSGGETLPGLRRPLSSAPAQTPSREVHVSGTAEVSASPDRAQVVVRVSSTKEAAAEAKKSVCRRLDYITQSLRQQGVQSENVTVTKDFKRLENAYHMEAEVCITFTEFGKMQNICNFLVEKLDSSVVISQPQFYHMPGSVDNLRRQACLAAVENAWRKAQEVCNLVGQTLGKPLIIKEEETKEWEGQIDDPQSSRLSNSLTVQQKIKSATMHAASKVFITFEVKGREKKKKHI from the exons ATGTCGTTGCAACAGACCCCTCAGTCGCGGGTGTTCGTGGAACTGCTTCCCTGGGCTGACCGAGGCCGGGAGAACTATCTGCTCTCGGGTGGAGAGACGCTGCCCGGCCTCCGCCGCCCTCTCTCCTCAGCGCCGGCCCAAACTCCCTCCCGCGAGGTGCATGTCAGCGGCACCGCGGAGGTGTCTGCGAGCCCGGACCGGGCGCAGGTGGTCGTACGGGTGAGCAGCACCAAGGAGGCGGCGGCCGAGGCCAAGAAGAGCGTTTGCCGCCGCCTGGACTACATCACGCAGAGCCTCCGGCAGCAGGGCGTGCAG TCAGAAAATGTAACTGTGACAAAGGATTTTAAAAGGCTAGAAAATGCTTATCACATGGAAGCAGAG GTCTGCATTACATTTACTGAATttggaaaaatgcaaaatatctgTAACTTTCTTGTTGAAAAGCTAGATAGCTCTGTTGTCATCAGCCAACCCCAGTTCTATCATATGCCAGGTTCTGTTGATAACCTTCG ACGACAAGCCTGTCTTGCTGCTGTAGAAAACGCATGGCGCAAAGCTCAAGAAGTCTGTAACCTTGTTGGCCAAACTCTAGGAAAACCTTTAATAATCAAAGAAGAAGAAACGAAAGAATGGGAAGGCCAAATAGATGATCCCCAGTCATCCAGACTTTCAAATTCATTAACCGtacaacaaaaaatcaaaagtGCAACAATGCATGCTGCTTCCAAAGTATTTATAACTTTTGAAgtaaaggggagagagaagaaaaaaaaacacatctga